The Dreissena polymorpha isolate Duluth1 chromosome 2, UMN_Dpol_1.0, whole genome shotgun sequence nucleotide sequence TAAAACAGGCCTACTCAGAAGTCTTATAAATCATAATTATATAACTATTTGAGTTAAGTTTTTGCTATACTATTGTAAAATTATAGAATAATGGATCATTTCGAATTGTGTGTGATGGTTTGTTCGGTTTTTTTTTCAGAGCGCACCGAAGgctgtaaaatatttataaagaaaaaggATATACTTGAATATGAATTTAATGAGAAAACGCTCCTCTCGTTCACAAGTTTAACGAGtatgaaaactatatttttcGAATGGTGTTTTGATCCGTATAATCCTTGTACAATTTCAAATCCATCTCTTAATGAAACCTTTCGACTTGTGACCATCGGAAAAGGAGCCATGTTGATTATAAAAAAACTCAGTCAGGATACCTTTGGAACGTACGCATGTTCGTCAAAAAACAGCAAAGGAGACAGTATATTGATACACATTGTCAATGACACAGTAGCATACGAAAGGTTAGATAACCTTTCGCAAAACTCAGGTTCGTATCAACCTTTACGATTAAAcatgctgttttatttgttttttgtttgcctATGCATGTTTGAGAGCGTTTAATGCTTATGTTGCCAACTCGATTGTTATGGCtttcgtgtttttttaatgatcaatatatacaatcttattgcgcataaatatataattattatttatcgcAAACTTGCGGGAAATGTATGCTGGCTTAGCGCATTTGAAGTGCTTATGCATATGTTTAAACATTCCAACGTCGGTTCATGACATAGACTTATATTTTACTTAATGTTTCCCAACATGagacatatatttaatttaatgtttccaAACACGATAATTATGGTGAACTGAAATGGTCCTTTCAGATAACACCCGTCAACAACTTTCACCGCCCAGAAGGACTGACAGTTTCGGGTTGATGGTAACATTTGGTGAGTAGTAAGATGTTGTTCCGTTAAAGCCTTGTGTATTAAACTCAATTTGACACTTGTTGGTAAGATTAATGGATTTAGTTTTATACATGTCATTATTACAATTTACTTCACATTCGTTATCTCCGTGTAATTCTATTTATGTTCATAATGTTTTATATCACTGCAATACTCTGGTTAACCTCTTACACTTTGGTActgaaattattataatatttaattgaCATTGTTTTACTGAACAGtttgaattttaacattttatacaaATTTCGTGGTTCTTTACACATAACTATACCTATAACTAGCAAATAATGTTGCTAAGTGTGAGGATAGGTAATATTACCTAATATTAATATTCGGAAATAATTGTTTCAAggcttttatcacaatgattaaaTTAAAGTTTATAGCAAAGCTGCGGTACATATGTGCTGACAGTCGCATTTCAAGTGCTAATGCATGTATTAAAAACATTCCAATGTCTGCTAAGTTCTCGATTGCATAATCTTATCTTTAATTGGTGTAGTGTCTCCTATAAGTTTAATAAACTAATGTGGTCCTTTCAGATAAAAACCGTTTTTTACTATCAACGACCATATTGCCTGGACTCGCGATGATATTTGGTCAGTATTATGGTGTTCTTCTGTTCAAGTAATGTATACAAAAATTGACCCTTTGTTAGTAGGATTGATGGATATTAAGTTGTTTGTACAAAGGATTGTACCAAGTACTTGCAGATCTGACATCTTCCTTTTAATTCCCTTAGTGTGTATATTTTGGCGTATTCCAGTGCGATAGGTTTTTATTATTTCGtcaaatattaaatgtgtatgtATTAATATATGAATTAAAATTGTTTAGAACCGCATAGATGAGGTGGGCATATTTCCATATTTGTTTTTCCCTGATAGTTCTGTTACTCTAATTAACCTTTTATGAATGTTTGAAATGTTAGTGTAAGCTGTCTCGTGCTTATTTGGTTATTGGTTAGTTATCTACTACTGTTCAAGCTAGATGttaatttcatttacattttgatCTAAAGGTTGCGTTTTATTTCAAGTTATAGATCATGTGTCTGTTACGGTTGAATATCAAACGTCACAAATTTCATGCCTGAATATTATTCTAAAACATCAACAAATCTAAACCATTATCAGACGTCATATATACAAACTCCGTATTGTTTATCGCTCATTTAGTTataatatgttttgaaaaaaacaacaacagtactattaatcatataataatatggCCCTGTTTCAAGACAAGTTGTTATATAGTATTGGGTCGTAGAATAATTGAACTTAAGCTGATGTTAAACGTGCCATCGACAGTTTATAGTATGTTTATGTCGTATGCAACACATTCTAATGTGCAGTGTATGTATTGTGACATGTACGTTGTGCATGTTTTATATACTGCAAAACATTTCTTTCAATTTCAGGAGGTGCATTACTATTCGTATGTGTCAACTGCGCGCGCAGGCCGTATTTGGTTAGTTATATTTCCCTATTAAACGCTATCTTTTGAAATTAAACAGTATGTTTTTTGCATGTGTTTAGGCTACATAACACGATCATAGACCGGTCATAAAGGAGCTGTACACTTTTACTTTGTATATTATAGAACAATAAAACTAAGTCAATAATAGCAATATTCTGAGACTGCCACTGAAACAAGAAAACATAACTACTCGGAGTAGCATCATACGCTTGAATACAGCAATTAAATAATGCCattgcatgtacatgtagttgGTACAAATCGCTATATTCAAACATAAAAGATATGCATTATTATCATGCAGGACCACTAAGTTTACAAATGAGTGCATATCATAACGCAATACGTTCAGCAAactgtttaatattaatatacaatATCGATGCATTTTTATCGTTCaaataaatctatacatttatagTGAACCAATTTATTGGCACGCAACTCCTGAATTGGGCAGTTCAAAAACGGTTAAATTCCGTTCGGTCTCTTCGCAACTTATcctaaacaaaacaaacatatgaaTCATGCCAAATCAAAAGGAATGTATTCCTCAAGTGAAACAGACATGTCTGTATGGTTGGTTATTTAATATCGTATTGAAATAATTCGCATTTAAATCGAATTAACAGAACGCATATTGTTCTGGATCATATTTCTGCAATTTTCGGCACCTTTATTAAAACATTGTGTTATCTGTACAGGATATCATAGCAATCCCatgacgtttttttttcataaaatgaaagaTGTTAAGTACGACCAAATATACTTGGTACTCATAAAAAACCGTTggaatattttcttattaaaacaattaatacacgcaaatggaagaaaatgcttaAGGATTTTGCACTCATATCAATTTTTGTATCTGACTGATGACATATTATGATACTGCATGAGCTTTACTTTTGTTTTTCGacacaaatatttcataacattggTTGCATAGTAATTCAACGACGGGAAATGCAACTTTTTATgaacatgtttttcatatttcTGCAGTGTCATACCCGGGCGGGCAATGCTTTGGATTTGGTCTCAAATGAGCGTTGTAACGGGCCAATAGAAGAAGTTAATatgcttaaattatttttgtgtcccgtgtaaatgtattgtattcatttaagtTTCATGCAAGCATAGCTCTTGTTTTTTCCAcataaacatttgtatttttatattgtgcatatatacgcaatattgtatatatttgttttaatagtgtattaaaattaaaaaaaaagcgaCTGTTGCTAAACGTATAGTTTAAGCTTTATATTAATTGATGATTTTCAACCCGTTTAAGTCGTATTTAATTGTATTAGTACATGTCTTTTAGAGTCACATTCAATTAGTTAACACGCAGAGGACAGAAACCGTGACAGTTAACATCTCTCCGGAAAAAAAAGTGAGTGATTTGAGTTATGTACACGAACGTCTAAATATAAgtggttttattttacatttaaattgtttaatcgCGTGGTCGTTTATTGGACTGTTTAacgttttaaagcattttaatcaTACCACGGCAGTCAATGTTCTAACTCGCAATTCGATTGGCTTATCTTGTAAACCAGTTCTAATTTTACACTATTACGCCAATAAATATTAACTTGAGGAAGAGGTATTATGAAAATGGCCGTAAATGGATTCCATGAGCAATCCTAACACACACGTCATATTGCCGAGCCTCGAATCGACATCCCGATCCTCGGACTTGTAGTCTAGCACTTTCCAACCGATCCAGCCGGTCCGGATTTTAACTCTTTAGAATTTTTAAGAACGTTACGAATcctaataatttaatttttggaATGATTTGGTTGTCTTCTTATAAAAAATGTTCAGTGGTCAAGTACTTAAGGTCtaattaaaatatgttgaaagcAACCGCATTCTTCTTTTCTCAAACACTATAAGGCTCATTTATAACAACGCTTGATTTATCTGATCATGACTATAATCATATATGCAGTTATGTTATAATTATGCCAATGATTATATTTAGATTTCTGCTGAGGAAGAGTTTTGTAGAAAACTGCTGCAGCTTGCACAGCACACAACACTTAACGGCAGGTAAGAAAAAAGTGTTCTGGCACATAAgcattgtttttttcaaagtataCTAGCGTTTTTTATTGTGCCCACACACTGACTCCTTGTTTAATGTTTCTTTTCAGCAATACGTTTGAAGTAGAGATTGAATAAAGATGATGCGAATGGAGTATCAATGCGAAGAACAATAAACGAATGTTAACAGATGGATATAAACTGGATATAAACATTATACATAGACTATGTTTCAAATATATCGTATTCATATCGAACGAAAAAACCGGAAGTGTAAATTATGCACAATGAACGCAATAGAAAATGAATAGCATTTCCTACTAGTATGTCCAATATATGCACACctacgattttttttaaaccgcactattgcagatggccaacaataaataaatttgcaaGATTAATGTCCAGCAAAAGTAAAACTGAAATAATAAGTACTGcgaaatttatttacaaaacaaataacagcaaatgacAGCATCTCGATTCGTAATTCTATATTTAATCAGTAATCAATAAGTTATTTTGATGTTAATGGTACAATTGATACATACGCAGGCTAAGAATGTGTACCTTGTGTGCTTTTGCAATCACTTGAATGTATAAAATTAATGCTCATTTTCAAATGTGAGGGCTATGAACTTGTAACGGCTTTATTGATAAATaagtgttattgttgttgtattCTTGCATATATGAAATTAATGCTCATTTTCATATGTGAGGGCTATGAACTCGTATTAGCTTTATTGAtgaattaatgttgttgttgttgttgttgttgtatatatctcATAACATACACAAACAGAATTGTATTATAATAAGATGAAACTGTGCATTACGTAATTTACttaaatttttaaagttatttatttaaaatattccacgTAGATAAGATTCTTAACATTGTTATTTCAGACACACCCATATATAACATTCGTAttcacaaatgtttatttctccaaataattttaattaataaaaatcttctgaTCGTATGTATCGTAAGTAATAAGTAAATATAAGATGTTGTAACAAGTTACTTGTTACAGAACTCAAGCCATAACTCTAAACATCTAATACTtgctaatatatatttcatattgtatttttacttagtagttgttaaatgaataattataggctatgtttatattgcaaatgCAATATTATGACTCAAataatttattgtatgtttacttGGCCATTGCCCAAGTATCAATGTTAGGCTAATATAGCCTATGCAATATAAtagttaaaatgtgattttattcaCCAGTAATTTACTGGCGAACTGTTGAAActgtatttaatgatttattgatgtgttgttattttgcagTTTTTGCTTATGCTTAAAATAAGTATGATTCTGAAAAAGGTCAACCTTTATATATAGCCTAATGGCTAAATGAGATTGTTAATGTAAATGTATGTAATGCAATTTTTAGCAGTTTTCTCATGTCAACTTACTTGTCAAACGTCATTcgcatccgccatcttgtttggAAGCTGTCAATGTCTATTTTGGAAACCGGCGTTTGATATCACAATTTTGTCTATTGAAACCATTTGTGGTgccattttattcataaaatattgttcTTTCTAAAGTATCAAGTAAACGCCAcattataattgtaaataattgttgTTTTGCATCATAAGCTAAATTTTCTCGGAATCATTCATTTTAGAACGCCAATGTCACTTTGTAACGATTGTTTTCATTGGTCTGGATTTCATAACGTGCTGCCTGATTGGCTGATACTGTCTATAAAAGAAGGAGTTTCAGAAGGcagattcattcaaatttccaactctgaatcgacaacatcaaaaagtaaaaataagataaataaaaatataatctaAATAAATCGTAAATTTAAACTCTAAGTATacccaaattaaaacaacttgaaattaCCTGTCAAAGGGTGAGCCTTAGATGTACTTTATTATTCacgttatatttacaaatgttgtttaaCTGGTTTAGTGTGCCTGGGGATCCAGACTTTTAAAGACGGGAAAAATAGAACGTTTAATGAACCGTCAAAAGCCTTCGTTATTTACTTTATCATCAACCATACATACGCGACTACTATAATATATTACTCGCCGTCCTGATAAGTCTTACAATGTGCAGTTGCAATATCAGTGCAAGTatgtattcccttcataactAACCGTGTTAACCAGTTCATTACACTATCATCAAATTTGTATCTTCTAccattatttataaattgtataatgcctATATAATGTAAGCTATGAGCTTTTATAAGCTTaactgctgaataaatgttgttgttgttgttttatttatataaaatacgttTAAATCAATTGTGTCAATGCGTTTCgttgtatttaaaaatgtactccattttagttattttatcaatttaatgttACAGTTTAATTGATTCTAGTTTTTGTATGAGCTAAAATTAAGTTTTTGTGTGTTGGTTATATTGTTTTTAGTTTTGCAAACGAAGAATGGTCGTCTTTTAAAAAATATGAGATATTTTCTGCATGTTCTTCGTATCATTCATGTGCCGATATTAACATTATCAATTATTCATGTCCATAATGTTTGAGTATGCTTTTCATAGTACGTTTATATTTTCCTTGGctattttaatttcagtaacgcTTTTCAAAGCTAGATTTTTGTATCTGCTATAAAATAATCTTTAGAATCGGTGTGTTTAAATCATCGtccatattaattatattaataatattgtatttaaattgttttcttttaatattttcaggttttaattTCTATAGAAATTGGTGAATTAATTACGTTATtaagagtgttaagaaggttttaatTAATCGTTTTCGCAAAGTGATACTAACACTATTTGAGTGCacataaatataatgtctacagttccaataaaaaaaattgtggcgGATAGGAAACTACCTAGTCTAatcccttgtttatttttaaaagtattgGAAAGTTAGCCGTAATTGACAAATACACTACAAATATAATTGTAAAAGACTAACCCACGAAAATCATATGGttcaatcattttatttatatttttttttattattattattataattattaaacatatgttttaCATGTCATTGATTTGTTTTATCAGCTTTTCGTCGTTCTTTcttgattttattaaaatgattacaTTGTATTGGTTTGTTTCGATTAGtgtttttctcccataatttctTAAGCTTTCCATTTCGTTTAAAGGCTAACTTTAAAGTGACTTAAAGGCTAGAAGTGGTGTAtactttttcttatattttaccTCATACTTATTAAATAGATATATTAGAAGGCGCAAAAGCACAAGTTTTATCAGACACAAAAAGTTTCTTTCAATAAAATCGTTGAGCTGTTGGATAAAATCACGTGCTTATACACCAAAGCACATATGTTATCTCGTATATAGTCAAAAACCAAGTTTCGAGGATGACAGTTATATATCTTTTATAAAGAACGATTACTACACTGGTTACGAGAAGGACTCGCAAAACTCAAAGATGCAATATCCACAACTTGGCTTCCGAGAAATTTTATTCCAGATAAACCTCTTATTATTAAGTCTGAATTCGATGCGGAAAATGATGCGGAAGAGACACACGTCTGAGAAAAAACTATTACGGAGATGAAAAACGATGGTCTCGTTATTATTTACGACATAATAGGCTAATACTAGCTCTTAAACTGTTGCCGGAACGATTGTTGTGTTACTGCATTATGAAAACGGAGCTTAAAATGATAGAATCCTCAAGTCAATGCAGACAACAACTCAGGCTTGTTGTTTGTGGCATGAAATAAGtcaggggcggggggggggggggtaaatgaCTTTTCATGGTCTTAATGATAGTATTAGCGTAATTAAATTATTGATTGTTTGTTACGAAATAAAGTTGAAATAttgtataacatttatttattctaAAAAGAATCCGGCGGATATCTCGACAATTAAGGCACagacagttgttttttttgtgcAAAGTTAGGAATTGTTACACTTGCGTAAATTGCTCGTAGCATCGGAGGAATATTGTTGTGTTCCGATGTATTCTGTGCGATTTAAGAGTGACAAGTAACAGGTGGACTAGCGGTTTGCGTATTGTTCGAGTTTCTTTAAACCATTTGTAATCAACTCACACCGTAATCGATACTTCACGCGAATGTGTATTCACAAAGCTTTATTGCATACCATTAACCTACACCAGCGAGGAtacaatttaaagacaatttaaaCCGGTCTGATTTAAGTGTACACGATATTAACTTGTTGAACGTGCTATGTTGCTCTTTACAGATCGGTTTCTCTAAACTACTTGCAGCGGTTAAATCGCTCTAAAACTTACCACATTAACATCCCATTGAAGGTGTTAGATGAATAAAGTAGTATTAAAGGCTTACATACTGGACATTTTAAATACGTTTTAACTTATTTTACTTTGGAGGAAGTTCatgaaatgttcaagttatatattttgcaaaaaagacTTAATTTTAAATTTGCTTTTTACATTTGCAATACGAATTAAAATAAGATTATAAGTATGCAATAATTATAAAACCTGAATTAAACATCGATATCATTTTTTCTCTGAAGTTGTAAAGTAGCAGGGGAGACCACCGTGAGCAGTAGTGGAAAACTCCATTCAGCTGATTGGATAACAGCTATGTTTGGACAATGTCAAAATGCGTTTAATTTGTTACAGTTGGTTTACGTGGGCGACAACACATAAATACATGATTCGCTGAATGTTTCTGGTTAAATGCTCTTTTGAAGTGTGCTTAATTAATCAAGCACCGTTATTCCCATGTCAATAATAAGACGTCATCTTCCTACACACCGTTCTTGGTTCCTTCTTGATTATCACATATCATTACAATTAATACATATTACTGGATTGGACATCCGCATTGGCTATGGCCACAACAAAATGATAAAATGTTcctcggatttgccgcacctaaaaatctaAAAACGaaataacaatatttgtatttctatattgcgcccgcagcaacaattttGCTCCGTACCTATTGAAttaatgatttagtttaatttagcctacgtattttacgacaaagactgttataacgctttggtttatggtaaaaaatGGCGGTGTTCGTCTGTCTTGTCATGTCAGccaaagacacaaatggaaatgttaaGTTTCCCCCAGGGCGATTTGTCATAACATCACAGatgattttagtatttttttttatctcagccgcatctacatcaggatgtgaaatATCGCCGGTATGCTTACgtttggtaaaaatctgcaataaacttgttggtattaattaagttaaaatatGAAACATTAACATGCAAATGAGTGTCGCCGTTGAACTGGACAAAAAGATGTCGAgtactatataaattgtacacgcCTCCAATCTTCTAGTTCAAACTATTGATGCCTATATTCAAGGTGTATATTATGCCCTAAAATCATGAAGTTAAACTTAAGTGCGAATgtgaagaaactttctggacTTCAACAACTTTACTGGGATTTGATTgactttttatattgaaatacaaaacTTTTACTACCCATTTCTTATTTTCCTTTCATTACGAAGttatgtgttttttaatttacaaaacttaaacttctcatttctTATTGTAACAGTGCTAAACTAACAAAAGTAAAGTTTCGAGTATTGTATAATATCATAACCTATGATATTAAAACTAATACAAATTCAAGATATTTCGTATGGGTTTTTCcctcccccctccaaaaaaacaacaacaaagtacagcctcttacaggctgtgtCCAAATTGCAAACAGTAAAAAAGGCTGTtttccaatggcaaaaagtaacattttctcccaaaatttcaaaaaaaaagcCAAACTTTTAAAATAAGCTCAATTGGTTAATTGAGTTTATCATACAGAAGTTTAATTCTTtatcactttataacataaatttaagaacgcagttaaacatgcacttattaaaaaattttatactgttatttataatcataataataatgttcacatttccccaatttcatggtttttcTCACTTTTcccccaatcaaaaaggcacatgCTTTAATGTATAGTGCaaagaaaaatcactgcttatgctcgatgtttattgttttatttattgtttcgtGTTACTtaaccatcattgacagaaagCTGAGCTTCtaatataactttgataatgaaaactgCAGTTtaccatgttaaatttaagtagtaaatacctggtgtgagtaagcagaacaACTATtggagattttttatttatttttacaaatattggaTAAGAGCGTAAGCTCAGCTATTAGTACTAAACAATCTTGAactggtattttgcagatatcgtgcatttatttggcaaaatatatcaatatacttAGACAatacaagtattttatttttcacttgataacaaaaaatatataataaaaaactatgtatttttattttgctcgctcgctccattttttggaggggggggggggggggctaaaatCCGTATAACAAATCTTCACTTTGTTGTGGCATAATAGGGAAGATTACAATAATTCCGATTTCCGTAGAGTCTTATAATTAAACTTTCAGCGCATTTTGTTCATGTCTTTCGTATATATCAAATTCTGCACTAGTGATATCAAAGATAAGCATGTCCTCTTTcgataattgaaataaaaaaaactacattattGCATTTCTAAGACAGTTAATTTGCCCTAAACCAAGACCTTAAGAAAACAGGGTTTCGGATATCGGATTTCGACAAAAAGCGCAGTGCGTCAATAAACACACCCAAAACGTTCATCTTTCAACGTAGTTCCCAAGAAAAACGACCACAATTTTAAAGTCGCAAATAGTGTACTTGAAATTACTATACGATCTAGTGTGCGATCGCTAAGTGGCTATTAAACCAGAAGAGAAAATGAACTATTTAAAAATATGCACTACATTCGATGGGGTGTTACACACTGATTTAGTTGAAGTATCCTTTAAGGATACAAACAATTTTTGAGATCATCGACACAATGCATCTTCATCATTATTCATCTCTTTGTACCACACATACAACATTTAAGTTCGATTTGACAACTACAAATACCCCCACACACATTTGAGAATGGCACATGATAAGCATTGGCTTGCGTTTTTATGTATTTTGAGACCGTGGCAAGGCGAGCTGAAATTCGCTTGAAGGTCATATCAAACGGCGAGATAAGCAGCTCATTTAGACTTTGTTGCATGAAATGGACTTATGTTATGTGTTAAGCAGGTTAAAGATTTCTTAAAACACGGTCAGATGTCCACTGATACACAATAGTCGGATTTCCGTGTTTTATAACGTAGTGCACACCAACACATGTGTTCCTTTAAATATCATAGAAAACGCCTACCTAAGGTtatgaaatcaataaattaaCGCAGTAAATAGTGATTTTCTATACATAACAATGGGCCATGAAAACCCGGTACCACAGCACAGTACGTCAATTGAAGCAGCCCACACTTTCATCGTTCAACGCCCAATAAATAGCACCACAATTTTGCAGACATACATTTGATAAGGAAATAACCATAAAAAGCATGGGTGGGATCGCTAAATGGTATTTATCAATAAACCAGAAgcgaaaaggaactctttagaaacaGGAACTTCGGAGGGATACGCAATGCTTTACTGGAATGTAAATCGATGACGCGCAAATACTGCCGCTATTTTGCTGGGAGGATTTTGTGGGTGAATTTCGAGATTGCTTACcgtatacatgttttgttttacattacgtACTTGGCACACTATCAACGTTAATACCATGCTTACTGCCGACGttgaaatcaatttaaaaaaaaaacgcgttTCTTTAAGAGAAAATTTAATATACACCattttaagttgaattgaaattacattcacaaattttaagactgacataattatttttaatcgtTTCCGTATGTCCTTACTTGAAGTGTAAGAAGTAAGAAGATCGCGGTGCTTTCTTACAACTGGCATTATTAACGTTGCATTTTTAAccattgtctttaaattttgaattttaacaaatataagtgtaatcATTACTTATTAAGGTGAATTTTGTAACGCCCAACTTTTGCATGAAGAATTAAGTCGCAttccaaaaacaaaaacaaaataagtttcaACTAGAattattataatgtataaaaatTAACGTAAATGCTGTTTATTGTTAAATCATAAGTTGTGAAGAAAATCTTTTTGAATATATGAAAGGAATAATGCAGGGCAATTGAATATGTTATTGTCAGTACATCATCATCTTGCCTATAACAAGTGTATTCCCACAGTGCATTGAAGACGCTGTCGGCATTCGAAAGATGTGCGTCTGGAAGATTCTTCAAACAATCATAACTCTACACCATCAGATCAGTGCAGTCTGTTGGCTTTTTCAGAATTATATGAATGATAATCAAGAACAAATTGTTTCAAAAAAGGAAATGACATACTCAAACGTTTCAACATTATTTGCTTTATTGTTTCATGCATGAGCATTATTGCGTTGCACGAATTCAAATTTATACCGATTTGTTGAAATGCAATATACTTTTGCACATATAGTATTAACTGTTATTAAAATCGATAtgacattaatttaatatattaattgtgtATAGTTAATGTATTTCATGCTTTATATTCAGTACAATAAATTGAATACAAATtgaatgatacaaattcaatgaTAAGCATGAATCTTTTGTTATCTGTACATGTTATGAATTTTTTAACAATAGACATGCCAACTGACATGACATGAAAAGTCATATCTTaaacatcaaacttaattccATTCAAATGATAACAGAACATTGTATTCGGTGTCTAAATGCGGAACTGTGAACAATTTTTGTGCAAAGCAGTCTTTttaaaaaactaaacaattcTTTAACTTATTTGTGCTATGAAACTGTGTaatcctgatatatatattttttttatatcgaaTGAATTAAGCACAAACCATTTACAGTGGGATGAAATTAGCGAAAAATCTACACTCACTTAAGTACAGGGTGGTGCTAAACATACTTTATTTAGAAGGGAGAAAAGGCGGACCAGTGTGGTGGCATATCCAAAACTGTGTGTTAACATGTAAGATCGGCCGCATCTTGGAGTAAACAAAAAGGAGCACACTTATTTTTG carries:
- the LOC127868274 gene encoding uncharacterized protein LOC127868274 — its product is MYGLLFLWIFVNAERTEGCKIFIKKKDILEYEFNEKTLLSFTSLTSMKTIFFEWCFDPYNPCTISNPSLNETFRLVTIGKGAMLIIKKLSQDTFGTYACSSKNSKGDSILIHIVNDTVAYERLDNLSQNSDNTRQQLSPPRRTDSFGLMVTFDKNRFLLSTTILPGLAMIFGQYYGVLLFK